A window of the Mus pahari chromosome 1, PAHARI_EIJ_v1.1, whole genome shotgun sequence genome harbors these coding sequences:
- the Hhex gene encoding hematopoietically-expressed homeobox protein HHEX, with protein sequence MQFPHPGPAAAPAVGVPLYAPTPLLQPAHPTPFYIDDILGRGPAAPTPTPTLPSPNSSFTSLVSSYRTPVYEPTPVHPAFSHHPAAALAAAYGPGGFGGPLYPFPRTVNDYTHALLRHDPLGKPLLWSPFLQRPLHKRKGGQVRFSNDQTIELEKKFETQKYLSPPERKRLAKMLQLSERQVKTWFQNRRAKWRRLKQENPQSNKKDALDSLDTSCEQGQDLPGEQKKGASVDSSQCSPSPASQEDPDSEISEDSDQEVDIEGDKGYFNAG encoded by the exons ATGCAGTTCCCGCACCCCGGGCCCGCGGCTGCGCCCGCCGTGGGAGTCCCGCTGTACGCGCCCACGCCGCTGCTGCAGCCCGCTCACCCGACGCCCTTCTACATCGACGACATCCTGGGTCGCGGGCCCGCCGCTCCCACGCCCACTCCCACGCTGCCGTCCCCCAACTCCTCCTTCACCAGCCTCGTGTCCTCCTACCGGACCCCGGTGTACGAGCCCACGCCGGTCCACCCCGCCTTCTCGCACCACCCCGCCGCCGCGCTGGCCGCCGCCTACGGCCCCGGTGGCTTCGGAGGCCCTCTGTACCCGTTCCCGCGGACGGTGAACGACTACACGCACGCCCTACTCCGCCACGACCCCCTGG GCAAGCCCTTGCTCTGGAGCCCCTTCCTCCAGCGACCTCTGCACAAAAGGAAAGGTGGTCAAGTGAGGTTCTCCAACGACCAGACCATTGAGCTGGAGAAGAAGTTCGAGACTCAGAAATACCTCTCCCCACCAGAGAGAAAGCGTCTGGCTAAGATGTTGCAGCTCAGCGAGAGACAG gTCAAAACCTGGTTTCAGAATCGCCGAGCTAAATGGAGAAGACTAAAACAG gaGAATCCTCAAAGCAACAAAAAGGATGCGTTGGACAGTTTGGACACTTCCTGTGAGCAGGGCCAAGACTTGCCTGGTGAACAGAAGAAAGGCGCCTCTGTGGATAGTTCTCAGTGTTCGCCCTCCCCAGCCTCTCAGGAAGACCCCGACTCGGAGATCTCAGAGGATTCCGACCAGGAAGTGGACATTGAGGGTGATAAAGGCTACTTTAATGCTGGATGA